A part of Falco cherrug isolate bFalChe1 chromosome 16, bFalChe1.pri, whole genome shotgun sequence genomic DNA contains:
- the RNPEP gene encoding aminopeptidase B translates to MAADAGSASSAALWALRHLHLDLHVAFGAGGAGRLRGAARLELEPRAGGAGPGPLRLDAHPSLAVRRAVLLPPPGAPPGRGPQPVPVESRPFASYGSALHVALPSAPPAGQRVALEIEYEAGGGPGVCWLAPEQTAGRRKPFMYTQGQAVLNRSFFPGFDTPAVKCTYSATVKVPEGFTAVMSATSWEKQEDNTFVFKMSHPIPSYLIALAVGDIVSAEVGPRSRVWAEPCLIEAAKTEYSGVIEEFLAVGEKLFGPYVWGRYDVLFMPPSFPFGGMENPCLTFVTPCLLAGDRSLADVIIHEISHSWFGNLVTNATWGEFWLNEGFTMYAQRRISTEVYGLAYTCLEAATGRALLRQHMDSTGEDHPLNKLRVVIEPGVNPDDTYNETPYEKGYCFVSYLAHLVGDQSKFDAFLQAYVNRFKFQSITSDDALGFFLEYFPELKEKGVDSTPGFEFDRWLNTPGWPPYLPDLSPGEQLMKPADELAELWAADGLDMEAIEAVDIMAWRTYQLVYFLDQVLQKSPLPEGNVERLSAAYPKISKAQNAELRLRWCQIVLKNNLEAEYSKVKDFLHSQGKQKYTLPLYRAMWGGSEAARALAMETFSATAPQLHVNVQNYVRKVLGLGGAEA, encoded by the exons ATGGCGGCGGACGCGGGCTCGGCCAGCAGCGCGGCGCTCTGGGCGCTGCGGCACCTGCACCTGGACCTGCACGTGGCCttcggggcggggggcgcggggcggctgcggggggcggcgcggctggagctggagccgcgggccgggggcgcggggccggggccgctgcGGCTGGACGCGCACCCCAGCTTGGCCGTGCGCCGCGCCGTGCTCCTGccgccccccggcgcccccccggGCCGCGGCCCGCAGCCGGTGCCGGTGGAGAGCCGCCCCTTCGCCAGCTACGGCAGCGCCCTGCACGTCGCCCTGCCGagcgccccccccgccgggcagcGCGTCGCCCTCGAGATCGAATACGAGGCGGGCGGGGGGCCCGGG GTGTGCTGGCTGGCCCCCGAGCAGACGGCGGGCAGGCGGAAGCCCTTCATGTACACGCAGGGCCAGGCCGTCCTCAACAGGTCCTTCTTCCCCGGCTTCGACACCCCCGCCGTCAAATGCACCTACTCGGCCACCGTGAAG GTCCCCGAGGGTTTCACGGCTGTGATGAGTGCCACaagctgggagaagcaggaggatAACACCTTCGTCTTCAAGATGTCCCATCCGATCCCCTCCTACCTGATCGCTCTGGCTGTCGGGGACATCGTGTCTGCTGAAGTTGGCCCAAG GAGCCGTGTCTGGGCCGAGCCCTGCCTGATCGAGGCTGCGAAGACGGAGTACAGTGGGGTGATTGAGGAGTTCCTGGCAGTTGGGGAGAAGCTCTTTGGGCCTTATGTGTGGGGCAG GTACGACGTCCTGTTCATGCCGCCCTCCTTCCCCTTTGGCGGGATGGAGAATCCCTGCCTCACCTTTGTGACACCCTGCCTGCTGGCCGGGGACCGCTCCTTGGCGGACGTCATCATCCACGAGATCTCCCACAGCTGGTTTGGCAACTTGGTCACCAACGCCACCTGGGGCGAGTTTTGGCTCAATGAGGGCTTCACCATGTACGCCCAGCGGCGCATTTCCACCGAGGTCTATG GTCTGGCGTACACCTGCCTGGAGGCTGCGACGGGAAGGGCCCTCCTGCGCCAGCACATGGACAGCACCGGGGAGGACCATCCGCTCAACAAGCTGCGGGTGGTCATCGAGCCAG GTGTCAATCCAGATGACACGTACAACGAAACGCCCTACGAGAAGGGGTACTGCTTCGTGAGCTACTTGGCCCATCTCGTGGGGGACCAGAGCAAGTTTGACGCCTTCCTCCAG GCCTATGTGAACCGGTTCAAGTTCCAGAGCATCACATCCGATGATGCCCTGGGTTTCTTCCTGGAGTATTTCCCGGAGCTGAAGGAGAAAGGCGTGGACTCCACCCCAG GCTTCGAGTTTGACCGCTGGCTGAACACGCCGGGCTGGCCGCCCTACCTGCCCGACCTCTCGCCGGGGGAGCAGCTGATGAAGCCGGCGGATGAGCTGGCAGAGCTTTGGGCTGCTGATGGCTTGGACATGGAGGCGATCGAAGCTGTGGACATCATGGCCTGGAGGACATACCAGCTGGTCTACTTCTTGGATCAGGTCCTGCAGAAATCCCCCCTGCCAGAAG GCAACGTGGAAAGGCTGAGCGCAGCGTACCCAAAGATCTCCAAGGCCCAGAACGCCGAGCTGCGGCTCCGCTGGTGCCAGATCGTTCTCAAGAACAACCTGGAGGCCGAGTACAGCAAGGTCAAGGACTTCCTCCACAGCCAG GGCAAGCAGAAGTACACCCTGCCCCTCTACCGCGCCATGTGGGGCGGCTCAGAGGCGGCGCGGGCCCTGGCCATGGAGACCTTCTCCGCTACGGCCCCGCAGCTCCACGTCAACGTCCAGAACTATGTCAGGAaggtcctggggctggggggggcagaggCTTAG